In one window of Vibrio sp. DW001 DNA:
- a CDS encoding FimV/HubP family polar landmark protein — MHPILKRLITPLALLLTVSADLAVAESIRLIGPDGEVQSSVQITQQATQPSNASVSNVVGNSADFYGPTANNETLWSIATKLRPSRRYSVQQTLLAIYKLNPQAFDQQNIHELRSGSRLRVPSLEQVQAENTNEAVRIMQAHNKQQKGTTVVSSPVAKPAPITETDLTPPQAPKQPKPIEVAVVESNEVKVDSKQREHVTKLKQDLTTTEGELAALEEKNHKLRLMLTDVQDEVGNLKDELGDESRIRDEVEKLLGEERKKALETAQIEPSQLDMLLANTWFVVLLALIPGLLFVLIIVLLLTRKGGAEQPQEQLIPEGPEVISLMDDDSDDVPEINLDEDIDEDVGIDDDLFGELSDENIFDIDDEDEQLAEDDVFANLDDSDLDFNLDDGEDDPFASIADNGDFDTELDKIEQSSNGISVDGDEEALSLEDMERALDNESSRDENEFESEFDLSDENGMSQDDLDELLAGEDDAEALAADEIDQSALDDLFNSVKEENSNESDLDDFDLDSGDEKNNSDSDDIDDILSSYQPAAAQSDAAESDDIDDILSSYQPAATQNDAAESDDIDDILSSYQPAATQNDAAESDDIDDILANYQMETESVDADSIDDLLAENSTELLDDVLEQEDAAAELSEDSTALLDDLLDDEDSNDDDIPELSENSTELLDELFDAPESSDDSELDLEDNTALLDELISDDGDDVASASADASDDIEVSEDSTALLDELLEDAEKESGETSTDPDDLLAEFGIEPQAGEGSIGEESELDENSTALLDELLSEDEPFDGLLEREVSTLTDSDVAQKGRFDFTPHIDGSEHADKIEELDDIDSYMSEIEDFDVEEPDEGKQEVDYEPPTESVDGAIVHPDEKLSDLKDEAIANEFGTPQDEDWDLETDEKPEASDESTLVEAPELDTLAEIEPEALEEPTEARELSDDKFGEDDEVNALNDAVQEPEPDTLAEIEPEAFEEPTEARELSDDKFGEDDEVNALNDALQEPEPDTLAEIEREALDELTETLDLSDDELGEYDETSALGDVLQEPDLETLPEIDPELLDEPTETLELSDEELGEYDETSALVDVLQEPDLETLPEIDPELLDEPTETLELSDEELGEYDETSALVDVLQEPDLEILPDIDPESLREPTETLELNDDELGEYDETSALSDVLHEPDLETILENDSERLEEPEETLGLSGDALDDDDENNELSALLNDVKDDTSPAEPSSEDRAELEKTLNFVSEKQETTPEKLSELDAIFSDSGNEQQQEDKEEIHAFNEAVLSEKEESLDEFDSFFAEMDDSDAVAEGVDDSVREVGDKKKLDQYDESATLAELLSDDEAPALRNDVTLDEKTIASAGMDIDTMLDVGGEDWNGFALSEEQQANIPTDIPEDEQDVWGSQTEEPVAQEEDWGEQSEIDAKSLENEQTFMSVDELMAQADVVDENEIDPDEEELKLDVGLNEFPDVIGNVEQFDVDANAEAAGKLDLAKIYIEMNDTEGATRLLEEALLYGEEAIRQQARELLDKIENQ, encoded by the coding sequence ATGCATCCAATCCTAAAGCGTCTCATTACGCCTTTAGCGTTACTTTTAACAGTTTCAGCCGATCTCGCTGTTGCTGAATCTATTCGCCTAATTGGGCCTGATGGTGAAGTTCAATCTTCAGTTCAGATTACGCAACAGGCCACTCAGCCTTCCAACGCCTCCGTTTCAAACGTCGTCGGAAATAGCGCTGATTTCTATGGGCCAACAGCGAATAATGAAACCCTTTGGTCAATCGCGACCAAACTACGACCGTCACGACGATACTCTGTACAGCAGACTTTACTTGCGATCTATAAACTGAATCCGCAAGCATTTGACCAACAAAATATCCATGAATTGAGGTCGGGTAGTCGATTAAGGGTGCCATCTCTAGAACAAGTTCAAGCAGAGAATACCAATGAAGCGGTTCGTATTATGCAAGCGCATAATAAGCAGCAAAAAGGGACAACGGTCGTCTCTAGTCCTGTTGCAAAACCAGCACCGATAACAGAGACAGACCTCACTCCACCGCAAGCGCCTAAACAACCAAAGCCTATTGAAGTCGCAGTTGTTGAGAGTAACGAGGTTAAAGTTGATTCTAAACAGCGTGAGCATGTCACTAAATTAAAACAAGATCTCACGACTACAGAAGGCGAGTTAGCCGCTTTAGAAGAAAAAAATCATAAGCTTCGTCTCATGTTGACGGATGTCCAAGATGAAGTAGGCAATCTAAAAGATGAACTTGGTGACGAAAGCCGAATTCGTGATGAGGTAGAGAAACTGCTAGGAGAAGAGCGTAAAAAAGCGCTTGAGACGGCTCAAATAGAACCAAGTCAACTCGACATGCTTTTGGCCAATACTTGGTTTGTCGTATTGCTAGCCTTAATCCCTGGGTTGTTGTTTGTGCTTATTATCGTTCTTTTATTGACTCGTAAAGGCGGAGCAGAACAACCTCAAGAGCAGTTGATCCCCGAAGGGCCAGAAGTCATCTCGTTGATGGATGATGATTCAGATGACGTGCCAGAGATTAATTTAGATGAAGATATTGATGAAGATGTCGGTATTGATGATGATCTGTTCGGAGAGCTTTCAGACGAGAATATCTTTGATATAGATGATGAAGATGAACAATTAGCGGAGGACGATGTCTTTGCTAACCTCGACGACAGTGATTTGGACTTTAATCTAGATGATGGTGAGGATGACCCATTTGCAAGCATTGCAGATAATGGTGATTTCGATACAGAACTCGATAAGATCGAACAGAGCTCAAACGGGATTAGTGTAGACGGTGACGAGGAAGCACTCAGTCTAGAAGATATGGAAAGAGCGTTAGATAACGAATCTTCCAGGGACGAGAATGAATTTGAGAGTGAGTTTGATCTCTCTGACGAAAATGGGATGTCACAAGATGATCTGGACGAGTTATTGGCCGGTGAAGATGACGCAGAAGCACTAGCTGCAGACGAAATTGACCAGTCAGCACTCGATGACCTATTTAATAGCGTCAAAGAAGAAAATAGTAATGAGAGTGACCTTGACGATTTTGACCTCGACAGTGGTGATGAGAAAAATAATAGCGATTCTGATGATATAGACGATATATTATCCAGTTATCAACCGGCAGCAGCGCAGAGCGACGCGGCTGAGTCTGATGATATAGACGATATACTGTCCAGTTATCAACCAGCAGCAACACAGAACGACGCGGCTGAGTCTGATGATATAGACGATATACTGTCCAGTTATCAACCGGCAGCGACACAGAACGACGCGGCGGAATCCGATGATATAGACGATATACTCGCTAATTATCAAATGGAAACTGAGTCAGTTGATGCAGACTCAATTGATGACCTGCTTGCAGAAAATAGTACCGAACTGCTCGATGACGTTTTAGAGCAAGAAGACGCCGCCGCTGAGCTTTCAGAGGATAGTACGGCGTTATTAGATGATTTACTTGATGACGAAGATTCAAATGACGACGATATACCCGAATTATCAGAAAACAGCACTGAGCTGCTGGATGAGCTTTTTGATGCACCTGAAAGTTCCGACGACTCGGAATTAGATCTAGAAGACAACACGGCATTGTTAGACGAGTTGATCTCTGATGACGGTGATGATGTTGCTAGTGCTAGTGCGGATGCCTCTGATGATATTGAAGTCAGTGAAGACAGCACAGCACTTCTGGATGAGTTGCTTGAGGATGCCGAGAAAGAATCTGGCGAGACGAGTACGGATCCTGATGACCTGTTAGCCGAGTTTGGTATAGAGCCACAAGCGGGAGAAGGTTCAATTGGAGAAGAATCTGAACTAGATGAAAATAGCACGGCTTTGTTGGATGAATTGTTATCGGAAGATGAACCTTTTGATGGGCTTCTTGAACGAGAGGTGTCAACGCTCACTGATAGTGATGTGGCACAAAAAGGCCGCTTTGATTTTACTCCGCATATTGATGGCTCTGAGCATGCCGACAAAATTGAAGAACTAGATGATATAGACAGTTACATGTCTGAAATCGAAGATTTTGATGTAGAGGAACCTGACGAGGGAAAGCAAGAAGTTGATTATGAGCCGCCAACCGAATCTGTTGACGGTGCCATTGTTCATCCAGATGAAAAACTCTCTGATCTTAAAGATGAAGCGATAGCGAATGAATTTGGTACCCCTCAAGATGAAGATTGGGACCTTGAAACAGATGAAAAGCCAGAAGCAAGTGATGAATCAACATTGGTTGAAGCGCCAGAACTTGATACGTTAGCAGAAATCGAGCCGGAAGCCCTTGAGGAACCAACAGAGGCACGGGAACTCAGCGACGACAAGTTCGGTGAAGACGATGAAGTTAACGCGCTTAATGATGCGGTACAAGAGCCAGAGCCTGATACGTTAGCAGAAATCGAGCCGGAAGCCTTTGAGGAGCCAACAGAGGCACGGGAACTCAGCGACGACAAGTTCGGTGAAGACGATGAAGTTAACGCGCTTAATGATGCGTTACAAGAGCCAGAGCCTGATACGTTAGCAGAAATCGAGCGGGAAGCCCTTGATGAGCTAACAGAGACACTGGATCTCAGTGACGACGAGCTTGGTGAATATGACGAAACCAGCGCGCTTGGCGATGTTTTACAAGAGCCAGATCTTGAAACGCTTCCAGAGATCGATCCGGAATTACTTGATGAGCCAACAGAGACACTGGAACTCAGTGACGAGGAGCTTGGTGAATATGACGAAACCAGCGCGCTTGTCGATGTTTTACAAGAGCCAGATCTTGAAACGCTTCCAGAGATCGATCCGGAATTACTTGATGAGCCAACAGAGACACTGGAACTCAGTGACGAGGAGCTTGGTGAATATGACGAAACCAGCGCGCTTGTCGATGTTTTACAAGAACCAGATCTTGAAATACTACCAGATATCGATCCTGAATCACTTAGAGAACCAACGGAGACATTGGAACTCAACGACGATGAGCTTGGCGAATATGACGAAACCAGCGCGCTTAGTGATGTATTACATGAGCCTGATCTGGAAACCATTCTAGAGAACGATTCTGAACGACTTGAAGAACCAGAGGAAACACTTGGACTCAGCGGTGACGCACTTGATGACGATGACGAAAATAACGAGCTAAGTGCTCTTCTGAATGACGTCAAAGATGATACATCGCCTGCTGAACCTTCATCTGAAGATCGGGCTGAATTAGAGAAAACATTAAATTTTGTTTCTGAAAAACAAGAGACGACACCGGAAAAACTTTCAGAGCTTGATGCAATCTTCAGTGATTCAGGCAATGAGCAACAACAAGAAGATAAAGAAGAAATTCACGCATTTAACGAAGCGGTTCTATCAGAGAAAGAAGAGTCTCTAGATGAGTTTGACAGTTTCTTTGCTGAAATGGATGATTCTGACGCGGTTGCTGAAGGTGTTGATGACAGTGTCCGTGAAGTCGGCGACAAGAAAAAGCTTGATCAGTATGATGAGTCAGCCACGCTGGCCGAACTACTCAGTGATGATGAAGCCCCAGCGTTGAGAAATGATGTCACTTTAGATGAGAAAACGATCGCGAGTGCAGGCATGGATATCGATACCATGTTGGATGTTGGTGGTGAGGACTGGAATGGTTTTGCGCTATCTGAAGAGCAGCAAGCGAATATACCGACAGACATTCCTGAAGACGAACAGGATGTATGGGGATCTCAGACAGAGGAACCGGTGGCTCAAGAAGAAGATTGGGGTGAACAATCCGAAATTGATGCTAAGTCTTTAGAAAATGAACAGACGTTTATGAGTGTCGATGAACTGATGGCGCAAGCGGATGTCGTGGATGAGAATGAAATCGACCCTGACGAGGAAGAGTTAAAATTAGATGTGGGTTTAAACGAGTTTCCTGATGTTATTGGGAATGTTGAGCAGTTTGATGTTGACGCCAATGCTGAGGCGGCAGGAAAACTAGACCTGGCGAAGATCTACATCGAAATGAATGACACGGAAGGCGCCACACGATTGCTTGAAGAAGCGTTGTTATATGGCGAAGAAGCCATTCGTCAGCAAGCTAGAGAGTTACTTGATAAAATAGAAAATCAATAG